In Eubalaena glacialis isolate mEubGla1 chromosome 12, mEubGla1.1.hap2.+ XY, whole genome shotgun sequence, a single window of DNA contains:
- the LOC133102185 gene encoding LOW QUALITY PROTEIN: uncharacterized protein LOC133102185 (The sequence of the model RefSeq protein was modified relative to this genomic sequence to represent the inferred CDS: substituted 1 base at 1 genomic stop codon): MNATQERLPCGRCQVGGEERLIRKCGGGAGVLGNRAEPTRKSAGLRGKRAVGKRKEARGRPASPSLLGAETSLTRLRGPGAPTSPRGCLFPAPRASPERGTSARAPLCSRGGSRSPRRRSGRSRPSSGRAGAAGRESFRNFSCACKQRQSQAGKAALGGPGRRGPRPTDRRRSAPETGLPQSWTEDFGRCSEVEVQIHARLPFAGYSPKTAGRNVAGSHYRSSFADTAADRTQEDSEQSQSRPGQSWCEVQGSVDTKPFLQYDSDRNKVKPLCLLEEEVNATKAXTELSQMLGEVGRELRMVLSVITPDKRETREPPLNAPDNDQSASIQLIEWIIPLIFTCLVLIGFVVMKLTKKSGTTAGEIQAGLWLLGLSCSGKDLGEVSHGSHPSACPLTRLYLEMLYFLSLGPPHFPVGLGITLLLG; encoded by the exons ATGAACGCCACCCAAGAACGACTGCCCTGTGGCCGCTgccaggtgggtggggaggaacgTCTGATTAGGAAGTGTGGGGGCGGGGCCGGAGTTCTAGGAAATAGGGCGGAGCCGACCCGGAAGTCAGCTGGCCTCCGTGGGAAACGCGCA GTTGGCAAGAGGAAGGAAGCTCGTGGTCGCCCCGCGTCCCCGTCCCTTCTCGGCGCAGAGACCTCACTCACCCGGCTCCGCGGCCCGGGTGCTCCCACGTCTCCCAGAGGCTGTTTGTTCCCGGCCCCGCGAGCCTCCCCGGAGCGCGGGACCTCGGCCCGGGCTCCTCTTTGTAGCCGCGGCGGGTCCCGCTCCCCGCGACGCCGCTCGGGACGCAGCCGGCCGAGCTCTGGCCGAGCCGGGGCGGCGGGAC GAGAGAGTTTTCGGAACTTCTCTTGTGCTTGCAAACAGCGACAGTCTCAAGCTGGGAAAGCAGCGTTGGGTGGACCGGGCAGGCGAGGACCGCGCCCCACCGATCGCAGGCGCTCGGCCCCGGAGACGG GGCTTCCTCAGTCTTGGACTGAAGACTTTGGGCGGTGCTCAGAGGTGGAGGTACAGATACACGCCAGGCTACCTTTTGCGGGTTACTCTCCTAAAACTGCTGGGAGGAATGTCGCTGGCTCGCACTACAGGTCTTCTTTTGCTGATACTGCTGCTGATAGAACCCAGGAAGACTCTGAGCA ATCTCAGTCCAGACCTGGACAGTCCTGGTGTGAAGTCCAGGGCTCAGTGGACACAAAGCCTTTCCTTCAGTATGACAGTGACAGAAACAAGGTCAAACCTTTGTGTCTCCTGGAGGAGGAGGTAAATGCCACCAAAGCATAGACAGAATTGAGCCAAATGCTGGGAGAAGTGGGGCGAGAGCTCAGGATGGTCCTGTCTGTCATCACACCGGACAAAAGGGAGACCAGGG aaCCACCATTAAATGCCCCAGATAATGACCAGTCTGCATCCATCCAATTAATTGAATGGATCATCCCATTGATTTTCACCTGCTTAGTCCTAATTGGCTTCGTTGTCATGAAACTTACGAAGAAATCAGGGACCACAGCAGGTGAGATTCAGGCTGGCCTCTGGCTCCTGGGCCTGTCATGTTCTGGTAAGGACTTGGGAGAGGTGAGCCACGGGTCTCACCCAAGCGCCTGTCCACTGACCCGTCTCTACCTAGAAATGCTGTACTTTCTCAGTCTTGGGCCCCCGCACTTCCCAGTAGGTCTGGGGATTACTCTGCTGTTGGGGTAG